In Choloepus didactylus isolate mChoDid1 chromosome 25 unlocalized genomic scaffold, mChoDid1.pri SUPER_25_unloc2, whole genome shotgun sequence, one genomic interval encodes:
- the PCP2 gene encoding Purkinje cell protein 2 homolog isoform X4, whose product MGKEGSPDQEGFFNLLSHVQGDRMEEQRCLLQAGPDLAAESQSSPPPEMDSLMDMVANTQGRRMDDQRVTVSALPGFQPVGPKDLG is encoded by the exons ATGGGAAAG GAAGGCTCCCCAGACCAGGAGGGCTTCTTCAACCTGCTGAGCCACGTGCAGGGTGACCGGATGGAGGAGCAGCGCTGCTTGCTGCAGGCAGGGCCGGACCTGGCTGCTGAGAGCC AGAGTAGCCCTCCCCCTGAGATGGACAGCTTGATGGACATGGTGGCCAACACCCAGGGCCGCCGCATGGATGACCAGCGGGTGACGGTCAGTGCCCTGCCTGGCTTCCAGCCCGTGGGCCCCAAG GACCTGGGCTGA